A DNA window from Halanaerobium saccharolyticum subsp. saccharolyticum DSM 6643 contains the following coding sequences:
- the xylB gene encoding xylulokinase codes for MDKNIFLGIDLGTTGTKIVAMNHKGELIRSESAEYQILNPEQQFAEQNPDDWWNAVKNLTNKMFKDKPELKNRIAAVGIAGQMHTHVYLDKDNNLLRNAITWMDQRSQSIVERINSQEKNKELIFKITANFLTPTYTAPNIIWVKENQPEIYAKTKKILLAKDYVKFKLSGEMVTDYSDAAGTLLFDTKKLEWSDELFELYQIEKSLMPSAAPSASVIAEISEKAAEITGIPAGTPVINGSADHAAAALGAGVTDPGEVAAILGTAGVISVVSDKRIGDPDERIFCWNYCLEDKWVNLAPMQTAGAALNWFKNNFDKDNKEAFDNYNQNIIKIEAGSDGLIFLPYLMGERSPIWDSDAKGVFFGLRMNHTKYHFVKAIMEGVSFAFKNNLEVMEELGIEINEMKFLGGGSKSENWMEIMAGVLNKKIKVVIGSETGALGISIMCGLALGIYDSPKQAAEMLASESRDYYREKMDQNYKENYDKFKKLYLNLKPLF; via the coding sequence ATGGATAAAAATATATTTTTAGGAATAGATCTTGGTACAACTGGAACTAAGATAGTTGCTATGAATCACAAAGGAGAATTAATAAGATCTGAGTCGGCTGAGTACCAAATTTTGAACCCTGAGCAGCAGTTTGCAGAACAAAATCCTGATGACTGGTGGAATGCTGTAAAAAATCTAACAAATAAAATGTTTAAAGATAAACCTGAACTTAAAAATAGAATTGCTGCTGTTGGGATTGCCGGCCAGATGCATACCCATGTTTATCTAGACAAAGATAATAATCTTTTAAGAAATGCAATAACCTGGATGGATCAGAGAAGTCAATCAATTGTTGAGAGAATAAACAGTCAAGAAAAAAATAAGGAATTGATTTTTAAAATAACTGCAAATTTTTTGACTCCAACTTATACAGCTCCAAATATAATCTGGGTCAAAGAAAATCAACCTGAAATTTATGCTAAAACTAAAAAAATATTACTGGCAAAAGATTATGTTAAGTTTAAACTTTCTGGAGAAATGGTAACTGATTATTCCGATGCAGCAGGTACATTGTTATTTGACACTAAAAAGCTTGAGTGGTCAGATGAATTATTTGAGCTTTATCAGATTGAAAAATCATTAATGCCTTCCGCAGCACCTTCTGCATCAGTAATTGCTGAAATTAGTGAAAAAGCTGCAGAAATTACAGGTATCCCAGCCGGTACTCCAGTAATTAATGGTTCTGCAGATCATGCAGCAGCTGCTTTAGGAGCTGGAGTTACAGATCCTGGAGAAGTAGCAGCTATACTTGGAACAGCTGGTGTTATTTCTGTAGTCTCTGACAAAAGAATTGGAGATCCAGATGAACGAATATTCTGCTGGAATTATTGTTTAGAAGATAAATGGGTTAATTTAGCACCAATGCAGACAGCGGGAGCAGCCCTTAACTGGTTTAAAAATAATTTTGATAAGGATAATAAAGAAGCATTTGATAATTATAATCAAAATATCATTAAAATTGAAGCTGGCAGTGATGGACTTATTTTTCTTCCTTATTTAATGGGGGAGCGTTCACCTATCTGGGATTCAGATGCCAAAGGAGTATTTTTTGGTCTGCGGATGAATCACACAAAATATCATTTTGTAAAAGCCATTATGGAAGGAGTCAGTTTTGCCTTTAAAAATAATCTTGAAGTAATGGAAGAACTGGGTATTGAAATTAATGAGATGAAGTTTTTAGGTGGCGGCAGTAAAAGCGAAAACTGGATGGAGATTATGGCTGGAGTTCTTAATAAAAAAATTAAGGTGGTTATCGGTTCTGAAACTGGCGCCTTAGGAATTTCAATAATGTGTGGGTTAGCTCTAGGAATTTATGATTCTCCCAAACAGGCAGCAGAAATGCTTGCCTCAGAAAGCAGGGATTATTATAGAGAAAAAATGGATCAAAATTATAAGGAAAACTATGATAAGTTTAAAAAGCTTTATCTTAATTTAAAGCCATTATTTTAA
- a CDS encoding sugar ABC transporter ATP-binding protein, translating to MSQLLEMKNITKIFPGVKALDKVNLNLRSGKTHILLGENGAGKSTLIKVLSGAHQPESGEIYINGEKAVIASPSDAFKYGISVIYQEFQLAPNLTIYENIFLGRELTNSFNFINKRKSIVKTKEMMDFVGLDITPGTLVKDLTIAEKQMVEITKALVFDSDIIVFDEPTATLTDKETKRLFEIIHQLEEEGIGIIYISHRLEEFKEVGEKCTILRDGKYIDTVELKETSKEELVNLMTGRKINRDKKRCDICSPDKIVLKVENLNYKDKVKGVSFHLCEKEILGVSGLVGAGRTELVKTLIGEYSKDSGKTYLNSQEIEFKSPADAIKNNLFYLSEDRKDEGLFLGHSIRNNITISSLKRVTNKGVLKRKHEEQICDDLIKNLNIKTPNMHTEALTLSGGNQQKVVIAKGLCRQAQIYIFDEPTRGIDVGAKEEIYEIMDQLIQDGSSIIMISSDLPELLRISDRIMVMADGSLVDTFKNTKNLSQQKILSAAVGGGKK from the coding sequence GTGAGCCAACTTTTAGAAATGAAAAATATTACAAAGATTTTTCCTGGTGTAAAAGCTCTTGATAAAGTTAATTTAAACTTAAGATCAGGAAAAACTCATATTTTACTTGGGGAAAATGGAGCAGGCAAATCAACTTTAATCAAAGTTTTATCCGGGGCTCATCAGCCTGAGTCGGGAGAAATATATATAAATGGTGAAAAAGCAGTAATAGCATCACCTTCTGATGCATTTAAGTATGGAATAAGTGTTATATATCAAGAATTTCAACTGGCACCTAATCTAACTATATATGAAAATATTTTTCTGGGTAGAGAATTAACAAATTCTTTTAACTTTATTAATAAACGAAAAAGTATTGTTAAAACTAAAGAAATGATGGATTTTGTCGGATTGGATATTACCCCAGGTACGCTGGTCAAGGACTTAACAATTGCTGAGAAACAGATGGTTGAAATTACTAAAGCTCTTGTTTTTGATTCTGATATTATAGTATTTGATGAACCAACAGCTACCCTGACAGATAAAGAAACTAAAAGATTATTTGAGATTATTCATCAGCTTGAAGAAGAAGGAATTGGAATTATCTACATATCCCATAGACTTGAGGAATTTAAAGAAGTAGGAGAAAAATGTACTATTTTAAGAGATGGCAAATATATTGATACAGTAGAACTAAAAGAAACTTCTAAAGAAGAATTGGTCAACTTGATGACAGGTAGAAAAATAAATAGAGATAAAAAAAGATGTGATATTTGTTCTCCAGATAAAATAGTACTGAAAGTAGAAAATTTAAATTACAAAGACAAAGTTAAAGGAGTATCTTTTCACCTTTGTGAAAAGGAAATTCTCGGAGTATCTGGATTGGTAGGGGCAGGTAGAACAGAGTTAGTGAAAACACTAATAGGTGAATATTCGAAAGATTCTGGAAAAACATACTTAAATAGTCAGGAAATTGAATTTAAATCACCTGCTGATGCAATAAAAAATAATCTGTTTTATCTTAGTGAAGACAGAAAAGATGAAGGTTTATTTTTAGGGCACAGTATAAGAAATAACATAACCATATCTTCTCTGAAAAGAGTGACAAATAAGGGTGTATTAAAAAGAAAACATGAAGAACAGATTTGTGATGACTTAATTAAGAATCTAAACATTAAGACTCCCAACATGCATACAGAAGCTTTGACTTTAAGTGGAGGAAATCAGCAGAAAGTAGTTATTGCAAAGGGTTTATGCAGGCAGGCTCAAATATACATTTTTGATGAACCTACTCGCGGTATTGATGTGGGTGCTAAAGAAGAAATTTACGAGATAATGGATCAGCTAATACAGGATGGATCCTCAATAATAATGATATCTTCAGATTTACCAGAGCTGCTAAGAATTTCGGATAGAATAATGGTTATGGCAGATGGCAGTTTGGTTGATACATTTAAGAATACTAAAAATTTAAGCCAGCAGAAAATATTATCTGCAGCAGTTGGGGGAGGAAAAAAATAA
- a CDS encoding L-fuculose-phosphate aldolase, which yields MKLELERMKIMEFGKKLVDTGLTKGTGGNLSIYNPEEELMAISPTGIPYYDIRLEDIVVMDLEGNIVEGDRQPSSEYEMHKVFYEKRDDIFAVVHCHSIYSTTISILREDLPASHYMIALAGKNVRCAEYATYGSPELAVNAFEAMKDRYAVILANHGLLTGADCIENAFNTAEELEYVAETYYRARAIGEPVILDDQEMEKMQEKFKHYGQAR from the coding sequence ATGAAATTAGAATTAGAAAGAATGAAAATTATGGAGTTTGGCAAGAAATTAGTAGATACCGGCCTGACTAAGGGGACAGGTGGTAACTTAAGTATTTATAACCCGGAAGAAGAATTAATGGCTATCAGCCCAACGGGAATCCCCTATTATGATATCAGATTAGAGGATATAGTGGTCATGGATCTTGAGGGTAATATAGTTGAAGGTGATAGACAGCCATCCAGTGAATATGAGATGCATAAAGTGTTTTACGAAAAAAGAGATGATATATTTGCTGTAGTTCACTGTCATTCAATTTATTCAACTACAATCTCAATCTTAAGAGAAGATTTACCTGCCTCTCATTACATGATTGCTTTAGCAGGAAAGAATGTTCGCTGTGCTGAATATGCAACATATGGCTCTCCGGAACTGGCAGTAAACGCCTTTGAAGCTATGAAGGATAGATATGCTGTAATCCTGGCCAATCACGGCCTACTGACCGGAGCCGACTGTATAGAAAATGCATTTAATACAGCAGAAGAATTAGAGTATGTAGCAGAAACATATTATAGAGCCAGAGCAATAGGAGAACCTGTAATTTTAGATGATCAGGAAATGGAAAAAATGCAGGAAAAGTTCAAACATTACGGACAGGCTAGATAA
- a CDS encoding LacI family DNA-binding transcriptional regulator, producing the protein MALTISDIAKLSDVSTATVSRVINSPEKVSESTRKKVMEVIKKHNYQPSGLAQSFRTKKSKTLALFIYDIDNPFYAKLIKELNKMAFDRDYTLIICDTENNKDRELEYINYINQNKIEGLIMTEGISTDHFNKLNNNMYLVCIDRDLDCELPYLRVTTNNRESVAKAIEYLVNLNHRKIAFVSGPKDVKTSIERKKGYLDIIKKYELPVGDDYIYQGDFKRESGSKALDYFLSLSELPSAIFCSNDLMAEGLLARALSLNIDIPNELSLIGFDGVSKALYKPLTTIKQDIHGIAETSINGLISMIEGGVKGNTVKEISGEFLIGETCRRLKSGEE; encoded by the coding sequence ATGGCGCTGACAATCAGTGATATAGCTAAATTGAGTGATGTTTCAACGGCTACAGTTTCTAGAGTTATCAATTCTCCCGAAAAAGTTTCTGAATCAACCCGCAAAAAAGTAATGGAGGTAATTAAAAAGCACAATTATCAGCCAAGTGGACTGGCACAGAGTTTTAGGACCAAAAAAAGCAAAACCCTGGCCCTATTTATTTATGATATTGATAACCCTTTTTATGCAAAACTAATAAAAGAACTAAATAAAATGGCCTTTGATAGAGATTATACCCTGATTATTTGTGATACAGAAAATAATAAGGATAGAGAATTGGAGTATATTAATTATATTAATCAAAATAAGATAGAAGGTCTGATAATGACAGAAGGTATTTCTACAGATCATTTTAATAAATTGAATAATAATATGTATTTGGTCTGTATTGATAGAGATCTTGATTGCGAATTACCTTATTTAAGAGTTACAACTAATAACCGAGAAAGTGTTGCCAAAGCTATTGAATATTTAGTGAATTTAAACCATAGAAAGATTGCATTTGTAAGTGGTCCTAAAGATGTTAAGACCTCAATTGAAAGAAAAAAAGGTTATCTTGACATCATAAAAAAATATGAACTTCCTGTAGGTGATGATTATATTTACCAGGGTGATTTCAAAAGAGAAAGCGGTTCAAAAGCACTTGATTATTTTCTTTCATTAAGTGAGCTGCCTTCAGCTATATTTTGCAGTAATGATTTGATGGCCGAAGGATTATTAGCAAGAGCCTTATCTTTAAATATAGATATTCCTAATGAATTATCTCTGATAGGATTTGACGGAGTGTCTAAGGCACTTTATAAACCACTAACCACAATTAAACAGGATATTCATGGAATAGCCGAAACATCCATAAATGGTTTAATATCGATGATTGAAGGAGGGGTAAAAGGAAATACAGTTAAAGAAATTTCAGGAGAATTTTTAATTGGCGAAACTTGTAGAAGACTAAAAAGTGGGGAGGAATAA
- a CDS encoding sugar ABC transporter substrate-binding protein, giving the protein MLKMQKLLVISMVALLLISFSFAVAAQEINIGLIPMTLSNEYFIALINGAEQRAELYDVELTVQGPQTHADALAQLEQMENMISRGVDAIVIVPSSSEALAPALLKAEEAGIPVINLDTKFNQETLANAGVSPIPFIGTDNYVGALDAGKLALELLDGEGQVAILEGISGQQNTYDRKNGFIDGMENKLDVVATQTADWEVEKGYNAAQNIMQANPELDLIFGSNDGMAIGAYRAILEAGKEDEIFVIGYDAVPAALESVKEGELYATIAQFPAEMGKRGIDAAMQIINGEQIALKDSESTVTTPITQENVEAMMNYLDNYID; this is encoded by the coding sequence ATGTTAAAAATGCAAAAATTATTAGTTATTTCTATGGTAGCTTTATTACTTATTAGTTTTTCTTTTGCTGTAGCTGCTCAGGAAATTAATATCGGTTTAATTCCAATGACTTTAAGTAATGAATACTTTATAGCTTTAATCAATGGTGCAGAGCAGAGAGCAGAATTATATGATGTTGAATTAACAGTTCAGGGACCACAGACTCATGCAGATGCTTTAGCACAGCTAGAACAGATGGAGAACATGATTTCAAGAGGAGTAGATGCAATAGTAATTGTTCCAAGTAGTTCTGAAGCACTTGCACCTGCCTTATTAAAAGCAGAAGAAGCTGGTATTCCAGTAATTAACCTGGATACTAAATTCAACCAGGAAACACTCGCTAATGCAGGAGTTTCTCCAATACCTTTTATCGGAACAGATAACTATGTTGGGGCTTTAGATGCAGGTAAATTAGCGCTTGAACTTCTTGATGGAGAAGGTCAGGTAGCAATTTTAGAAGGTATTTCTGGTCAGCAGAATACTTATGATAGAAAAAATGGTTTTATAGATGGTATGGAAAATAAATTAGATGTTGTGGCAACTCAAACTGCTGATTGGGAAGTAGAAAAAGGTTATAATGCTGCCCAAAATATTATGCAGGCAAATCCAGAATTAGATTTAATATTTGGTAGTAATGATGGAATGGCTATAGGTGCTTATAGAGCTATACTTGAAGCCGGTAAAGAAGATGAAATTTTTGTAATTGGTTATGATGCAGTTCCAGCAGCATTGGAAAGTGTTAAAGAAGGCGAATTATATGCAACAATTGCTCAGTTCCCTGCTGAAATGGGTAAACGCGGTATAGATGCTGCAATGCAAATAATTAATGGAGAACAGATTGCTCTAAAAGATTCTGAAAGCACAGTAACAACTCCAATTACTCAAGAGAATGTTGAAGCAATGATGAATTACCTGGATAATTATATAGACTAA
- a CDS encoding ABC transporter permease has protein sequence MSTLDNTKTMNGGFLANDKTVLDYLSDYGIYLGFLIIFAIFSVVSSSFFTVSNVSNIIIQSSIIAIIAIGQTVVILTEGIDLSVGSIAAFISIALGIMMVDLGIAVPLALFLSIVMGAIIGLINGFVISYGKVPAFITTLGMMSIARGGALAINGGRPVSMLPRSFGVISSASVFGIPIFIIYVAVFYTLMYFLLTKHKLGRYIYAIGDNSEASRLSGIKVKAVKTSAYIFSGLFAAMGGIMLTARLNYASPTSGSGFELDAIAAVVIGGTALSGGQGSILGTLVGALILGTLRNGLSILNVPGFYQQIIIGVVIIVAVFFDKMKRD, from the coding sequence ATGTCTACGCTAGATAATACTAAAACAATGAACGGTGGTTTTTTAGCTAATGATAAGACTGTTCTGGATTATTTGAGTGATTATGGTATTTACTTAGGTTTTTTGATAATATTTGCAATTTTCTCAGTTGTCAGTTCATCTTTTTTTACAGTTTCAAATGTTTCAAATATTATTATTCAGTCTTCTATTATAGCTATTATAGCAATTGGTCAGACGGTTGTTATCTTAACTGAGGGTATAGATTTAAGTGTTGGTTCTATTGCAGCTTTTATAAGTATTGCTCTTGGTATAATGATGGTTGATCTTGGTATTGCAGTACCTCTTGCTCTATTTTTGAGTATTGTAATGGGAGCAATAATCGGATTAATTAATGGTTTTGTTATTTCATATGGTAAGGTACCGGCATTTATAACAACTCTTGGAATGATGAGTATTGCCAGAGGTGGGGCACTTGCAATTAATGGTGGAAGACCCGTTTCAATGCTGCCAAGATCTTTTGGAGTAATATCTTCGGCATCTGTATTTGGGATACCTATATTTATCATTTATGTAGCTGTATTTTATACTCTAATGTACTTTTTATTAACAAAACATAAACTAGGAAGATATATTTATGCAATTGGCGATAATAGTGAAGCTTCTCGATTATCTGGAATAAAGGTTAAGGCAGTTAAAACTTCAGCTTATATTTTTAGTGGCTTATTTGCTGCTATGGGTGGAATAATGCTGACAGCCAGATTAAATTATGCTTCACCAACTTCGGGCAGTGGATTTGAACTAGACGCGATAGCTGCAGTAGTAATTGGGGGTACTGCATTATCAGGAGGTCAGGGAAGTATCTTAGGTACTTTAGTTGGAGCATTAATTTTAGGAACATTAAGAAATGGTTTATCTATCCTAAATGTTCCGGGCTTTTATCAGCAGATAATTATTGGTGTTGTAATTATTGTTGCAGTCTTTTTTGATAAAATGAAAAGAGATTAA
- a CDS encoding glycyl radical protein produces MTKRTKRLRNELLDTTPEICTERARYFTESMKKTEGSPIVLRRAESFKEVLENMSLYIRKGELIVGNQASSPRSAPVFPEYSVEWIEDELNGEPYYFNERPNDDFNYTQKTENELREIIDYWKGKTVLKNLRNLISDEAKKAWDMGAIDEGWVSEGGLGNILPDYELVLENGLNGYIKKAENELSKLDLKEPGAAKKKWFLDSVIKTNKAVISFAHRFADKLEKLSSEVNDELRKSELLEMAENCRVVPADKPKNFWQAVQAVWFVHLAIQIESNGHAISLGRFDQYLYPYYKADLKAGRITAEKAQEIIESFFIKANEVNKLRPWGGAKFFPGYHMAENLAIGGQTIDGKDAVNELTYLILNATEEMGLPKPSVSLKWFEGTDQEFMHRALEVVDNHSGGQPALYNDPGVMRMLKNMGIANDDLYNWAPVGCIEASIPGKWDFAAKGAWINTAKIFELTINNGRDPESGIQILAGDGKLSDFKNMNEIMKAFKKQLHYYMDLAVAVEHLNDEVHKQNDINAFRSSLIEDCIGRAKSLIEGGSIYSADGGPTVGAMSAGDSLAAIETAVFDNKWITLEELEHALASNFEDLTTTPTGPEIQELLKNKTPKFGNDNDKADKWTVEINDFMGSTMHNEYKNSRYGKGPVPGTYALSQSSVTGNVAFGNFVGALPNGRKAKQPINNGVSPSTGAERNGAVATINSVSKLPSIWFQKGAIFNIRLSPSTLKTAEGKKRVYALVKTLFENKQYHVQFNVVGTETLLDAQKNPENYRDLMVRVAGYSAFFAPLNEDLQEDIIQRTKFDEATA; encoded by the coding sequence GAATATTCTGTAGAATGGATTGAAGACGAATTAAATGGTGAGCCCTATTACTTTAATGAACGCCCAAATGATGATTTTAATTACACTCAAAAAACTGAAAATGAATTGAGAGAAATAATTGATTATTGGAAGGGTAAAACTGTGCTCAAAAATTTAAGAAATTTAATTTCTGATGAAGCCAAAAAGGCCTGGGATATGGGAGCAATTGATGAGGGTTGGGTTTCAGAGGGTGGACTTGGTAATATACTTCCTGATTATGAACTTGTACTGGAAAATGGATTAAACGGATATATTAAAAAAGCAGAAAATGAATTATCAAAATTGGATTTAAAAGAACCGGGTGCAGCAAAGAAAAAATGGTTTTTAGATTCAGTTATTAAAACTAATAAAGCTGTAATCAGTTTTGCACATCGATTTGCTGATAAACTTGAAAAATTAAGCAGTGAAGTTAATGATGAGCTTAGAAAATCAGAACTTCTAGAAATGGCTGAAAACTGTAGAGTAGTTCCTGCAGATAAACCTAAGAATTTCTGGCAGGCAGTACAGGCGGTCTGGTTTGTTCATCTTGCAATTCAAATAGAAAGTAATGGTCATGCAATCTCTCTAGGTAGATTTGATCAATATCTTTATCCTTATTACAAGGCTGATCTAAAAGCAGGTAGAATTACTGCAGAAAAAGCTCAGGAAATCATTGAATCATTTTTTATTAAAGCAAATGAAGTAAATAAGCTGAGACCCTGGGGTGGAGCCAAGTTTTTCCCAGGTTATCATATGGCAGAAAATTTAGCTATAGGAGGACAGACTATCGATGGTAAAGATGCAGTCAATGAATTAACATATTTAATCTTAAACGCTACCGAAGAAATGGGCTTACCAAAACCCTCAGTCTCTTTAAAATGGTTTGAAGGTACAGATCAAGAATTTATGCACAGAGCCTTAGAAGTGGTAGATAATCACTCAGGTGGACAGCCTGCACTATATAATGATCCTGGTGTAATGAGAATGCTTAAAAATATGGGCATCGCTAATGATGATCTTTACAATTGGGCACCAGTTGGTTGTATAGAAGCTTCAATACCGGGCAAATGGGATTTTGCTGCAAAAGGAGCCTGGATAAATACTGCAAAAATATTTGAACTAACTATTAATAATGGTAGAGATCCAGAAAGTGGAATCCAAATACTAGCTGGTGATGGAAAACTTAGTGATTTTAAAAATATGAATGAAATTATGAAAGCATTTAAAAAACAGCTGCACTATTATATGGATCTGGCTGTAGCTGTAGAGCATCTAAATGACGAAGTTCATAAACAAAATGATATTAATGCTTTCCGTTCCTCATTAATTGAAGATTGTATTGGTAGAGCTAAGTCACTAATTGAGGGAGGATCAATTTATTCAGCAGATGGCGGCCCAACAGTTGGTGCTATGAGTGCTGGCGATTCGCTGGCAGCAATAGAAACTGCAGTTTTTGATAATAAGTGGATTACTTTAGAAGAACTTGAACATGCTCTAGCAAGTAATTTTGAAGATTTAACAACAACTCCTACCGGACCTGAAATCCAGGAATTATTGAAAAATAAAACACCTAAATTTGGAAATGATAATGATAAGGCAGATAAATGGACAGTAGAAATTAATGATTTTATGGGATCTACCATGCATAATGAGTATAAAAATTCTCGTTATGGAAAGGGACCAGTACCTGGAACTTATGCACTCAGTCAAAGCTCAGTAACAGGAAATGTAGCTTTTGGAAATTTTGTTGGTGCACTGCCAAATGGACGTAAAGCAAAGCAACCAATAAACAATGGTGTCTCACCTTCAACTGGGGCAGAAAGAAATGGTGCAGTAGCAACAATTAATTCAGTTAGTAAACTGCCCAGTATCTGGTTCCAGAAAGGTGCAATATTTAATATAAGGCTGAGCCCAAGCACTTTAAAAACAGCAGAAGGTAAAAAAAGAGTCTATGCACTTGTAAAAACCTTATTCGAAAATAAACAGTATCATGTGCAATTTAATGTGGTTGGAACCGAAACACTGCTCGATGCCCAAAAGAATCCTGAAAACTATAGAGATTTAATGGTAAGAGTAGCAGGATATAGTGCCTTTTTTGCTCCCTTAAACGAAGATCTTCAAGAAGATATAATCCAGAGAACAAAATTTGATGAAGCGACTGCATAG
- a CDS encoding glycyl-radical enzyme activating protein: MTISDRKHILQNNSDNKTEEIKNLKGMIFDIKRFATGDGPGIRGLIFLKGCPLSCKWCANPESQKFRSEIIYYKNNCVGCGKCIKSCQYDAINEDDSFGLVTDQAKCVNCGDCVEACLHDARETVGEEKSIEDLLNLIRKDRSFYDNSGGGITLTGGEPLFQCEFTVELLKAFKRENIHTAIETTGYTSQECLAAAVDYLDLIFYDFKHIDDDKHQEYTGVSNQIIKENLLWLNNNLKEEKIIIRIPYIPGHNSAVETQKRMYKYLKQFDKIKRIEIMPYHRLGAAKYEGLGLDYELKELEPVKKKDLNHFVELGEKIGVKVRIDSK, encoded by the coding sequence ATGACTATTTCAGATCGGAAGCATATTCTACAAAATAATAGTGACAACAAAACAGAAGAAATTAAAAATTTAAAGGGTATGATATTTGATATAAAGAGATTTGCTACAGGAGATGGACCAGGAATTAGAGGTTTAATATTTCTTAAGGGTTGTCCTCTTAGCTGTAAATGGTGTGCAAATCCAGAATCGCAGAAATTCCGATCTGAAATTATTTATTATAAAAACAACTGTGTGGGATGTGGTAAATGTATTAAAAGTTGTCAGTATGATGCAATCAATGAAGATGATAGTTTTGGTTTAGTAACTGATCAAGCAAAATGTGTCAATTGTGGAGATTGTGTAGAAGCCTGTTTACATGATGCAAGAGAAACAGTTGGGGAAGAAAAAAGTATCGAAGATCTGCTAAATTTAATTAGAAAAGATAGAAGTTTTTATGATAATTCTGGAGGCGGAATTACCTTAACTGGGGGAGAGCCACTTTTTCAATGTGAATTTACAGTGGAATTATTAAAGGCTTTTAAAAGAGAAAATATTCATACAGCAATTGAAACAACTGGCTATACATCTCAAGAATGTTTGGCGGCTGCAGTAGATTATCTGGATTTAATATTCTATGATTTTAAACATATTGATGACGATAAACATCAAGAGTACACAGGAGTCAGCAACCAAATCATTAAAGAAAATCTTCTTTGGTTAAATAATAATTTAAAAGAAGAAAAAATTATAATTCGAATTCCATATATACCGGGACACAATTCTGCAGTAGAAACACAAAAAAGAATGTATAAATATTTAAAACAGTTTGATAAGATAAAGCGGATCGAAATAATGCCATATCACCGTTTAGGAGCTGCAAAATATGAGGGTCTGGGTCTTGATTATGAGTTAAAAGAATTAGAGCCTGTGAAAAAAAAGGACCTCAACCATTTTGTTGAGTTAGGGGAAAAAATCGGAGTTAAGGTTCGTATTGACAGTAAATAA